A single genomic interval of Rhizophagus irregularis chromosome 15, complete sequence harbors:
- a CDS encoding uncharacterized protein (SECRETED:cutsite_VAS-ES; SECRETED:prob_0.1809); SECRETED:SignalP(1-17), which translates to MIQNFFLFLGCFSFVASESSFFVGQTFWSSLSFFVGMLTFGCLTPNEPELIDNFGCNRLVLIRREFS; encoded by the exons atgattcagaatttttttctttttttag gttgtttcagttttgttgcttcagagtcttctttttttgtag gtcagacattctggagttctctttctttttttgtaggaatgctgacctttg gttgtttgactccaaatgaacctgaacttatagataattttggttgcaataggttggttttaataaggagggaattttcataa
- a CDS encoding uncharacterized protein (SECRETED:cutsite_ILS-IP; SECRETED:prob_0.6128); SECRETED:SignalP(1-23), giving the protein MTWIYQTILIIVILQNVITNILSIPVEPKTSIHRLETRYYFDYSIGGNQAEKDYCISILHLTRALDCDKARDLAEEALAKAKNNFPESTLHNGSGDAYRHCYWSGLLTFEFGVSGAKGFGDRHEDYPKNPSGEKAMDLNNNNVGRTVASQIKKGDKNALSAACKQALTDGRLKTLN; this is encoded by the coding sequence ATGACCTGGATTTATCAAACAATACTTATAATTGTAATACTTCAAAATGTGATTACCAATATTCTTTCAATTCCAGTGGAACCAAAAACATCCATTCATCGTCTTGAAACAAGATATTACTTTGACTATTCGATCGGAGGGAATCAagcagaaaaagattattGTATAAGTATACTTCATCTGACTCGTGCGCTTGATTGCGATAAAGCAAGAGATCTTGCAGAAGAAGCATTAGCAAAggctaaaaataattttcctgaATCCACTTTGCATAACGGTTCTGGAGATGCGTATCGTCACTGTTACTGGAGTGGACTATTGACATTCGAGTTCGGTGTGTCTGGTGCAAAGGGTTTTGGTGATCGGCATGAAGATTATCCAAAAAATCCTTCAGGAGAAAAGGCAATGGACTTGAATAACAACAATGTAGGCCGCACGGTTGCAAGTCAAATTAAAAAGGGAGATAAAAATGCATTAAGTGCAGCTTGTAAGCAGGCACTCACTGATGGACGCTTAAAGACTTTGAATTAG